A region from the Vicia villosa cultivar HV-30 ecotype Madison, WI linkage group LG3, Vvil1.0, whole genome shotgun sequence genome encodes:
- the LOC131655879 gene encoding protein MAIN-LIKE 2-like, whose translation MSGLLDLGDNHRGTRENVAAFDEPKRFRLHNHIFDREPSEAIKPYLERAGFGIVSKINFRSVDSKLVIAMLERWRPETHTFHLPTGECTITLEDINMLFGLRVDGRAVVGDTEGPDYACIDALGIQPFSDRVKGAVKLRWIHDELYDLEKHSQQTEEENILHAKLYILSMIVVLFPDKSHNVLHSSWFKFVKDLDECGKYSWGSACLAYLYREMCKACRVGCMSVAGCSLILAVWTYYRIPRLAPRSEIAPSYPYATR comes from the exons ATGTCTGGTTTGCTTGATTTGGGAGATAATCATCGAGGAACAAGAGAGAACGTGGCTGCATTC gATGAGCCTAAAAGGTTTAGACTacataatcatatatttgatAGGGAGCCAAGTGAGGCTATCAAGCCTTACTTGGAAAGAGCCGGGTTTGGAATCGTCTCCAAAATCAACTTTAGAAGTGTTGATTCTAAACTTGTAATTGCGATGCTTGAGAGGTGGAGGCCTGAGACACACACATTTCATTTACCGACCGGTGAATGTACAATCACATTAGAGGATATAAATATGTTGTTTGGCCTCCGCGTAGATGGGAGAGCTGTAGTAGGTGATACCGAAGGTCCCGATTATGCTTGTATCGATGCTTTAGGCATACAACCTTTTAGTGATAGGGTGAAGGGTGCGGTAAAATTGAGATGGATCCACGACGAGTTGTATGATTTAGAAAAACATTCTCAACAAACCGAGGAGGAAAATATACTGCATGCAAAATTATATATCTTAAGTATGATTGTTGTTTTATTTCCTGATAAATCTCATAATGTATTGCATTCTTCTTGGTTCAAATTTGTCAAAGATCTTGATGAATGTGGcaaatatagttgggggtctgcGTGTTTGGCTTACCTTTACAGGGAGATGTGCAAAGCATGTCGTGTAGGATGCATGAGTGTTGCAGGCTGCTCACTCATTCTCGCTGTGTGGACTTACTATCGCATTCCACGACTTGCTCCAAGGAGTGAAATTGCTCCATCCTATCCATACGCCACTAGGTAA
- the LOC131656004 gene encoding uncharacterized protein LOC131656004, with protein KNIYIITAFKFYKNPFPPSPPQTLLNSLSLTFFSVSPISIFKLAFENQDTVREIKPKNRRIMGAGGPDDEENRWPPWLKPLLKERFFVQCKMHADSHKSECNMYCLDCMNGALCSLCLNYHKDHRAIQIRRSSYHDVIRVNEIQKVLDISGVQTYIINSARVVFLNERPQPRPGKGVTNTCEVCERSLLDSFRFCSLGCKIVGTSTNFQKKSKLASMISDSEDSYSSSCSHGKLKNNIKVQSFTPSTPPPTSVNYRTAKRRKGIPHRAPMGGLVLQY; from the exons aaaaatatatacattattACCGCCTTCAAGTTCTACAAGAACCCATTCCCTCCTTCACCGCCCCAAACTCTTCTCAACTCTCTCTCTCTAACATTTTTTTCAGTGTCTCCAATCAGTATCTTCAAACTGGCGTTCGAGAATCAAGACACAGTTCGTGAAATCAAACCCAAGAATAGGAGAATCATG ggtGCTGGAGGACCTGATGATGAAGAAAATAGATGGCCTCCATGGTTGAAACCTCTGCTGAAAGAACGTTTCTTTGTTCAATGTAAGATGCACGCTGATTCTCATAAGAGTGAGTGTAACATGTACTGTTTGGATTGTATGAACGGTGCTCTTTGTTCTCTGTGTCTCAATTATCATAAAGATCATCGCGCTATTCAG ATAAGGAGGTCTTCATACCATGATGTGATTAGGGTGAATGAGATTCAGAAGGTGTTGGATATTTCCGGGGTTCAAACATATATTATCAACAGTGCtagggttgtgttcttgaatGAGAGGCCTCAGCCAAGGCCCGGCAAAGGCGTCACCAACACTTGCGAAGTCTGCGAGCGCAGCCTTCTCGACTCGTTTCGATTCTGTTCTCTTGGTTGCAAG ATTGTTGGAACATCGACGAATTTCCAGAAGAAGAGCAAGTTAGCTTCCATGATATCAGACTCAGAGGATTCATACAGCAGCAGTTGCAGTCATGGAAAACTGAAGAACAACATCAAGGTGCAAAGCTTCACTCCTTCAACACCACCACCAACTTCAGTTAATTACAGAACAGCCAAAAGAAGAAAGGGAATTCCGCATCGTGCCCCAATGGGAGGACTAGTCTTGCAATACTAG